From a single Anaerolineaceae bacterium oral taxon 439 genomic region:
- a CDS encoding glycine cleavage system protein H, which translates to MEIKSDLFYTKNDEWVRIEDGVATVGLTDYAQDALSDIVFVEITVGPGDTIEAEENIATVESIKAASDVYAPVAGEVAAINDGVCDAPETINNDPFGAAWLIKIKGDFDTSGLMDAAAYEAYCADRR; encoded by the coding sequence ATGGAAATCAAATCAGACCTTTTTTACACGAAAAACGATGAATGGGTACGAATCGAAGACGGCGTCGCGACGGTCGGGCTGACCGACTATGCGCAGGACGCCTTATCGGATATCGTTTTTGTCGAAATCACGGTCGGCCCAGGCGATACGATCGAAGCGGAAGAAAATATCGCGACGGTCGAATCGATTAAAGCGGCCTCGGACGTCTACGCTCCGGTCGCGGGCGAAGTCGCCGCGATCAACGACGGCGTCTGCGACGCGCCCGAAACGATCAACAACGATCCGTTCGGCGCGGCATGGCTCATCAAAATCAAGGGCGATTTCGACACGTCCGGACTCATGGACGCGGCGGCCTACGAAGCGTACTGCGCGGATCGGCGCTGA